One stretch of Chiroxiphia lanceolata isolate bChiLan1 chromosome 1, bChiLan1.pri, whole genome shotgun sequence DNA includes these proteins:
- the LOC116786081 gene encoding MLV-related proviral Env polyprotein-like, with product MKSTNVILHAIILLGIAPLIAPIPLKLWMDQPKENLWVTLAKATGTDTLCLSLTSAASPFRTCLVGVPITPGEWDAFVSQTRFRGAMPLNSPNLAQAIAVQVLNHEDRGWLTGRTWGVRLDRLYADPGEYITIKKQPLTVYSQPLGPNLEMKAFRDNMRDKEKEKAQVISAGSMPQQPKATQVPFAKVSEKEKVIPGGTETLLNMVEVSYRAINYTDPEMTESCWLCYDVRPPFYEGIGLNQTFSLSTEDDPSQCRWGERNIGLTMSQVSGQGMCIGHVPSDSTELCSTEIKELKKGENKWAIPYQGGWWICSKSGLVPCVSLLVFEKNNEFCIQITVLPHMLYRSEESVLESWEMSKHKIQKREPISVTIAMILGLGATGTGIASLVQHSHGLTALRAAVDEDLDRIEKSISYLETSLNSLSEVVLQNRRGLDLLFLQQGGLCVALGEECCFYASHSGVIKESMTKLREGIIQRKRERDTSYNWLDNWHNQFPWLTTLISTLAGPVLMLCATLIFGPCILNRVMNFIKDRVETVQLLTVKQQYEDMSGGSLEEDHASLLEIAKEAVIEFDQQIYEEIRRGDCDK from the exons ATGAAATCCACAAACGTTATCCTCCACGCCATCATCCTTCTCGGAATAGCTCCTCTCATCGCGCCAATCCCACTAAAGCTGTGGATGGACCAACCCAAAGAGAACTTGTGGGTAACACTGGCCAAGGCAACGGGCACAGACACCCTGTGTCTGTCCTTGACCAGTGCAGCCAGTCCATTCAGGACATGCCTGGTGGGAGTCCCCATAACACCGGGGGAATGGGACGCGTTCGTCTCCCAGACACGATTCCGCGGGGCGATGCCACTCAACTCCCCTAATCTCGCCCAAGCGATTGCG GTGCAGGTCCTAAATCATGAAGATAGAGGATGGTTAACAGGACGAACCTGGGGAGTCAGATTGGATAGACTCTATGCAGACCCAGGAGAGTATATAACTATAAAGAAACAGCCACTAACTGTCTATTCTCAGCCTCTAGGACCCAATTTAGAAATGAAAGCATTCCGGGACAACATGAGagacaaagagaaagagaaagcacagGTAATCTCTGCTGGTTCAATGCCACAACAACCCAAAGCCACACAAGTTCCTTTTGCTAAAGtaagtgagaaagaaaaagttatacCAGGAGGAACTGAAACTCTACTAAATATGGTAGAGGTTTCCTATCGAGCCATAAACTACACTGACCCAGAAATGACCGAGTCTTGTTGGCTGTGCTATGACGTGAGACCTCCCTTTTATGAAGGAATAGGACTGAATCAAACCTTCAGTCTAAGCACTGAAGATGACCCGAGCCAATGCAGATGGGGAGAGAGAAACATAGGTCTCACGATGTCACAGGTCAGTGGGCAAGGGATGTGCATTGGGCATGTTCCTTCAGACAGCACTGAATTATGTAGCACTGAGATAAAGGAATtaaagaaaggggaaaacaaatggGCTATACCTTATCAGGGTGGATGGTGGATATGTTCGAAATCTGGTCTAGTTCCGTGTGTGTCTCTACTCGTGTTTGAAAAGAATAATGAATTTTGTATTCAGATAACTGTTTTACCCCATATGTTGTACCGGTCCGAAGAATCAGTATTAGAATCGTGGGAAATGAGTAAGCATAAGATACAGAAAAGAGAACCAATAAGTGTAACCATAGCAATGATTCTGGGATTGGGAGCCACGGGTACTGGGATTGCCTCTTTAGTCCAGCATAGCCATGGACTGACTGCCTTAAGGGCAGCAGTGGACGAAGATCTAGATAGAATAGAAAAATCTATTTCCTATCTGGAAACGTCTCTAAATTCCTTATCCGAGGTAGTTTTACAGAACAGACGAGGGCTGGACTTACTTTTCCTACAACAGGGAGGCTTGTGCGTGGCCTTAGGAGAAGAATGCTGTTTTTATGCCAGTCATTCAGGGGTTATCAAGGAGTCTATGACCAAACTGCGGGAGGGaataatacaaagaaaaagggagagagataCCTCCTATAATTGGCTGGATAATTGGCATAATCAGTTCCCTTGGCTAACAACATTGATTTCAACCCTAGCAGGACCTGTGTTAATGCTGTGTGCGACGCTGATTTTTGGACCTTGTATTTTAAACAGAGTTATGAATTTTATCAAAGACAGAGTTGAAACTGTGCAGTTACTGACAGTAAAGCAACAATACGAGGACATGAGTGGGGGATCTCTTGAGGAAGATCACGCCTCTCTATTAGAAATAGCTAAAGAGGCTGTAATTGAATTCGATCAGCAAATTTACGAGGAAATTAGGAGGGGGGATTGTGATAAGTAA